A region of Bacillus cabrialesii DNA encodes the following proteins:
- the bsdA gene encoding transcriptional regulator BsdA has translation MDIRQLRYFITIAQEQKITSAAKKLHMAQPPLSRQLKQLEDELGVVLFDRNKKKQMTLTYEGTVFLKRAKEILHRFEDAVIEVQELKEEVAGTLAVGSTIYCAALMLEKVTQIKESYPHLTFNIWENEPATLLELLESRQIDAAVTTTLIKSDTVQFKQLDDIPCVLVLSKEAGYPCGDTIKMEDIPSFPLILLRPVNGKGVYNQVMNEFHRLNLEPRIVCECHDSATLLSLVSSGFGASILPVTMIPVHMRNHVHTVHIENNPFIMTPAVMWRTDSYLPKPVQQFLDLF, from the coding sequence TTGGACATTCGCCAGCTTCGGTATTTCATTACGATAGCCCAAGAACAAAAAATCACGTCCGCCGCCAAAAAGCTCCACATGGCGCAGCCGCCTTTAAGCAGGCAGCTGAAACAGCTTGAGGACGAGCTGGGTGTCGTTTTGTTTGACCGGAATAAGAAAAAACAAATGACGCTTACATACGAAGGAACTGTTTTTCTGAAAAGAGCCAAGGAGATTTTGCACAGGTTTGAGGATGCCGTCATTGAGGTACAAGAGCTGAAGGAGGAGGTAGCCGGCACGCTGGCCGTAGGTTCAACGATTTATTGCGCCGCTCTGATGCTTGAAAAAGTCACACAGATCAAAGAGAGCTACCCGCACCTCACCTTTAACATTTGGGAGAATGAGCCCGCGACGCTGTTAGAGCTGCTGGAAAGCCGTCAAATCGATGCGGCGGTCACAACGACGCTGATCAAAAGCGACACGGTCCAATTTAAACAGCTTGATGATATTCCATGTGTGCTCGTTCTTTCAAAAGAAGCCGGATATCCGTGCGGGGACACCATTAAAATGGAGGACATTCCTTCCTTTCCGCTGATTCTGCTGCGGCCTGTCAACGGGAAAGGCGTCTACAATCAGGTCATGAATGAATTTCATCGTTTGAATCTGGAGCCGCGCATTGTTTGCGAATGCCACGATTCCGCGACTTTGCTCAGTCTCGTTTCTTCCGGATTCGGCGCGTCCATTCTGCCCGTCACGATGATTCCCGTTCATATGAGAAATCATGTTCACACCGTCCATATCGAAAACAATCCCTTCATTATGACACCGGCTGTCATGTGGAGAACGGACAGTTATTTGCCAAAACCGGTACAGCAATTTTTGGATTTATTTTAA
- the tcyA gene encoding cystine ABC transporter substrate-binding lipoprotein TcyA has product MKKALLALFMVVSIAVLAACGAGNDNQSKDNAKNGDLWASIKKKGVLTVGTEGTYEPFTFHDKDTDKLTGYDVEVITEVAKRLGLKADFKETQWDSMFAGLNSKRFDVIANQVGKTDREDKYDFSDKYTTSRAVVVTKKDNNDIKSEADVKGKTSAQSLTSNYNKLATKAGAKVEGVEGMAQSLQLIQQGRVDMTYNDKLAVLNYLKTSGNKNVKIAFETGDPQSTYFTFRKGSGEVVDQVNKALKEMKEDGTLSKISKKWFGEDVSK; this is encoded by the coding sequence ATGAAAAAAGCATTATTGGCTTTATTCATGGTCGTAAGCATTGCAGTTCTCGCAGCTTGCGGAGCAGGAAATGACAATCAGTCAAAAGATAACGCCAAAAACGGCGATCTTTGGGCTTCCATTAAGAAAAAAGGTGTGCTGACAGTCGGTACGGAAGGGACATATGAACCGTTCACTTTCCACGACAAGGACACTGACAAGCTGACTGGCTATGATGTCGAAGTTATCACGGAAGTCGCAAAACGCCTTGGGCTTAAAGCCGATTTTAAAGAAACACAATGGGACAGCATGTTTGCCGGCCTGAATTCCAAACGGTTTGACGTCATTGCCAACCAGGTTGGAAAAACAGACCGTGAAGACAAATACGATTTCTCAGATAAATACACAACATCAAGAGCTGTTGTCGTGACGAAAAAAGACAACAACGATATTAAGTCTGAAGCAGATGTAAAAGGAAAAACATCAGCTCAATCACTGACAAGCAACTACAACAAATTAGCTACAAAGGCCGGCGCGAAAGTAGAAGGCGTTGAAGGCATGGCACAATCCCTTCAATTGATCCAGCAAGGCCGCGTCGATATGACATACAACGATAAACTTGCTGTATTGAACTACCTCAAAACATCAGGCAACAAAAACGTGAAGATCGCGTTTGAAACAGGCGATCCGCAGTCAACGTACTTCACGTTCCGCAAAGGAAGCGGCGAGGTTGTTGATCAAGTCAACAAAGCATTAAAAGAAATGAAAGAGGACGGGACTCTTTCTAAAATTTCTAAAAAATGGTTCGGCGAAGATGTTTCTAAATAA
- the tcyB gene encoding cystine ABC transporter permease TcyB: MFLNNLPALTLGTAIPWDLVQQSFWPILSGGIYYTIPLTILSFIFGMIIALITALARMSKVRPLRWVFSVYVSAIRGTPLLVQLFIIFYLFPAFNVTLDPFPSAVIAFSLNVGAYASEIIRASILSVPKGQWEAGYTIGMTHQKTLFRVILPQAFRVSIPPLSNTFISLIKDTSLASQILVAELFRKAQEIGALNLDQILVIYIEAAFIYWIICFLLSLVQHVIERRLDRYVAK, from the coding sequence ATGTTTCTAAATAATCTGCCGGCATTGACGCTTGGCACGGCGATCCCGTGGGATCTGGTGCAGCAGTCATTCTGGCCGATACTTTCAGGGGGAATCTACTATACGATTCCCCTTACCATTCTTTCCTTTATATTTGGAATGATCATCGCGCTGATTACAGCGCTAGCCAGAATGTCGAAAGTGAGACCTTTGAGATGGGTGTTCAGCGTATACGTATCCGCGATACGGGGCACTCCTCTTCTCGTTCAATTGTTCATCATTTTCTATCTGTTCCCGGCCTTTAACGTCACATTAGATCCATTTCCAAGCGCAGTTATCGCCTTTTCATTAAACGTCGGCGCCTATGCATCTGAAATTATCCGGGCATCCATTTTATCCGTGCCGAAAGGACAATGGGAAGCCGGATACACAATCGGCATGACACATCAGAAAACGTTGTTCCGCGTCATTTTGCCGCAGGCCTTTCGTGTATCGATCCCGCCATTATCCAATACCTTTATCAGCCTGATCAAAGATACATCTCTCGCGTCCCAGATTTTGGTCGCTGAGCTATTTAGAAAAGCCCAGGAAATCGGCGCGCTGAATCTTGATCAGATTTTAGTCATCTATATTGAAGCAGCCTTTATTTACTGGATCATCTGCTTCCTGCTTTCACTCGTCCAGCATGTCATCGAACGGCGTCTTGACCGCTACGTGGCCAAATAA